A single region of the Changchengzhania lutea genome encodes:
- a CDS encoding IS91 family transposase: MQGIHKVADVLNLEVDHLQDIAHTSWNSRALHAIRKCRTKDLGGHLDWCMHCDKLHLQFNSCRNRHCPTCQGHKQQQWIAARTQELLPVPYFHVVFTLPDTLNPLALQHPRVLYKLLFASVWETLSAFGNNPKHLGAKLGMIAVLHTWGQNLSLHPHLHCIVPKGGVSKSGFWKKGNAKDDFLFSVKAMSRKYRGVFVAKLRRALPELPQSLYDTLFKKEWVVYAKPPFGRPEHVIEYLGRYTHKIAIGNHRILNIDTVDKIVTFGLKDYKKGGEKTTLTLQSKEFIRRFQLHILPKGFTRIRHYGFLSSSWKKDRLPMLQLQLADKDLTQIEHPINQKEALHRCCPSCKKGRLITLLTFGSRGPPKNYIQIIKRKLLNYNT, encoded by the coding sequence ATGCAAGGGATACATAAAGTGGCAGATGTGTTAAATTTAGAAGTAGACCATCTGCAGGACATCGCGCATACCAGTTGGAATTCAAGGGCTTTGCATGCCATTAGAAAATGCCGTACTAAGGACCTAGGTGGGCATTTAGATTGGTGCATGCATTGTGATAAACTACATTTACAATTTAACTCTTGTCGTAATCGGCATTGTCCTACCTGCCAAGGCCATAAACAGCAGCAGTGGATTGCCGCTAGAACACAAGAACTGCTTCCTGTGCCTTATTTTCATGTTGTTTTCACACTTCCCGATACTCTAAATCCTTTGGCATTACAACATCCGCGAGTGCTTTATAAGCTGTTATTCGCGAGTGTTTGGGAAACACTTAGTGCTTTTGGGAACAACCCCAAACATCTAGGGGCAAAACTGGGCATGATTGCCGTATTGCACACTTGGGGTCAGAACTTAAGTCTACATCCACATCTGCATTGTATCGTCCCTAAAGGTGGCGTATCTAAATCAGGGTTTTGGAAAAAAGGTAACGCAAAGGATGATTTTCTATTTTCAGTAAAAGCCATGAGCAGAAAATACCGAGGTGTTTTTGTAGCAAAATTACGAAGGGCACTTCCAGAATTACCACAAAGTTTATACGATACCCTGTTTAAAAAAGAATGGGTCGTTTATGCGAAACCCCCTTTTGGCAGACCAGAGCACGTGATTGAATATTTAGGAAGGTACACCCATAAAATAGCCATTGGCAACCACCGCATCTTGAATATTGATACGGTAGATAAGATCGTTACCTTTGGTTTGAAAGATTATAAAAAAGGAGGTGAGAAAACAACCTTAACACTACAGAGCAAAGAATTTATACGGCGTTTTCAACTTCATATATTACCTAAAGGGTTTACTAGAATACGGCATTATGGATTTTTGAGTAGCAGTTGGAAGAAAGACAGGTTGCCCATGTTGCAATTACAATTAGCAGACAAGGATTTAACACAAATAGAACACCCTATCAATCAAAAGGAAGCACTACATCGCTGTTGCCCGAGTTGTAAAAAGGGACGGTTAATAACGCTTTTAACCTTTGGTAGCCGTGGCCCGCCCAAGAATTATATACAAATTATAAAACGTAAACTACTAAACTACAACACTTAA
- a CDS encoding tyrosine-type recombinase/integrase, protein MDKKRIQLPQIKRQNDLPIVLNKQEVRELLNAPKYLKHRLILGMLYGCGLRSYELCNLLQSDVDFERKTVFVKKQKGKADRYVPLSTHLVRGLKRYFATENPVKYVFNSQVTKDGVVQPLTTVGIQWVIKESRSKVNTQKKFTTHTLRHSYATHLLEDGMNIMCLKELLGHARIETTIVYLQVSNSGSSVKFSPLDTLFAR, encoded by the coding sequence ATGGATAAAAAGCGCATTCAACTTCCACAAATAAAAAGGCAAAATGACCTTCCTATTGTTTTGAACAAACAAGAGGTTCGCGAATTATTAAACGCTCCTAAATATCTAAAACACCGGTTAATTCTGGGTATGCTTTATGGCTGCGGATTGCGCAGTTATGAACTTTGTAACCTGTTACAGTCTGATGTAGATTTTGAACGAAAAACGGTATTTGTAAAAAAGCAAAAGGGAAAAGCAGACCGTTATGTGCCTTTAAGCACACACCTTGTTCGAGGGCTAAAAAGATATTTTGCAACCGAGAACCCTGTAAAGTATGTCTTTAATAGTCAGGTTACCAAAGACGGGGTTGTGCAACCACTTACCACCGTTGGTATCCAGTGGGTTATAAAAGAGAGTCGTTCCAAGGTAAACACCCAAAAGAAGTTTACCACCCATACGCTTCGCCATTCTTACGCCACGCATTTGCTTGAAGACGGGATGAACATTATGTGTTTAAAGGAACTGCTAGGTCATGCTCGTATTGAAACGACCATCGTGTATTTGCAGGTATCTAATTCCGGGAGCTCGGTTAAATTTAGTCCGTTGGACACCTTGTTTGCAAGGTAA
- a CDS encoding type II toxin-antitoxin system HipA family toxin: MGIEIFIWNIRVGALVKTPEGIAFEYDPEFVKTGLGLSPINLPLEGKRIYINEADWKETEGIPGLVYDSLPDKFGNDLLRAYFMDKGLTENDIDVFAKLQYIGTRGMGALEFRPATEIKQTEDIISLEDIEKISMLSTQGKEALKTNVKDKNALLQILHIGTSAGGARAKALIAINKENGTIKSGQLPLGQDYGYYLIKIDGANKTKLEEPSGYGKLEYAYSQMAKDCDIQMTECTLYKELHFLTKRFDRDDSGEKIHVHSLCGLLGLDYNKVGQYSYEHYFMAARRLNLGHDAIEEIYSRMVFNVLVHNCDDHTKNFSFMMNQNGEWSLSPAFDLCYSYDNQNEWVNGHNMRINNKRTNISYEDLMVVGKKFNVKKRKAIFDKIKRVVDNFPEYGSKIKVRQELIDQVEKNRPRIKQLI; this comes from the coding sequence ATGGGAATAGAAATTTTTATTTGGAATATTAGAGTAGGTGCACTTGTTAAAACGCCTGAAGGAATTGCATTCGAATACGATCCTGAATTTGTAAAAACCGGTCTTGGTTTATCTCCAATAAACTTACCTCTAGAAGGTAAAAGGATTTACATTAATGAAGCCGATTGGAAGGAAACAGAAGGCATTCCTGGACTCGTTTATGATTCATTACCAGACAAATTTGGTAACGATTTACTTCGTGCTTACTTTATGGATAAAGGCCTTACAGAAAACGATATTGATGTATTTGCTAAACTTCAATACATAGGCACTAGAGGTATGGGAGCCTTAGAGTTTCGTCCGGCAACCGAAATCAAACAAACAGAAGACATTATTTCCTTAGAAGATATAGAGAAAATTTCCATGCTAAGTACCCAAGGTAAAGAAGCGCTTAAAACCAATGTTAAAGATAAAAACGCACTATTACAGATATTACATATAGGTACCTCTGCTGGTGGCGCCAGAGCAAAAGCATTAATAGCCATAAATAAAGAGAACGGAACTATTAAATCAGGACAATTGCCCTTAGGTCAGGATTATGGATATTATTTAATTAAAATTGATGGAGCAAACAAAACGAAATTAGAAGAGCCAAGTGGTTATGGTAAGTTAGAATACGCCTATTCTCAAATGGCTAAAGATTGTGATATACAAATGACAGAATGTACGCTGTATAAAGAGTTGCATTTTTTAACCAAGAGGTTTGATAGAGATGATAGTGGTGAAAAAATACATGTACATTCATTATGTGGTCTACTGGGGCTAGATTACAATAAAGTTGGACAATATTCGTATGAGCATTATTTTATGGCAGCCAGAAGATTAAATTTAGGCCATGACGCCATAGAAGAAATATACAGCAGAATGGTATTTAATGTACTGGTTCATAATTGTGATGACCATACCAAAAACTTTTCATTCATGATGAATCAAAATGGCGAATGGTCCTTAAGTCCGGCATTCGATTTGTGTTATTCATATGATAATCAAAATGAGTGGGTGAATGGCCATAATATGCGTATAAATAATAAACGCACTAACATAAGCTATGAAGACCTAATGGTAGTTGGAAAAAAATTTAATGTTAAAAAACGAAAAGCCATTTTTGATAAAATAAAGCGAGTAGTGGATAATTTCCCGGAATATGGATCAAAAATTAAGGTAAGGCAAGAACTGATAGATCAGGTTGAAAAAAATAGACCACGCATTAAGCAACTAATTTAG
- a CDS encoding helix-turn-helix domain-containing protein: protein MNYNILLNQDILEDLGKGLKQHRLNQNLTAKDLANKSGVSLRTITGFERGEKNISLLNLIEILRALRLLNNLESLFPKIPVISPLELIELEKKKRKRASK, encoded by the coding sequence AATATATTATTAAATCAAGACATACTGGAAGACCTTGGTAAAGGCTTAAAACAACACCGTTTAAATCAAAACCTAACAGCTAAGGATTTAGCAAATAAAAGTGGTGTTAGCCTCAGAACGATAACAGGATTTGAACGTGGCGAAAAAAACATATCACTTTTAAATTTAATAGAGATACTTCGTGCATTAAGGCTATTAAACAACCTAGAGAGCTTATTTCCGAAAATACCAGTAATAAGCCCACTAGAATTAATAGAATTAGAAAAGAAAAAACGCAAAAGAGCAAGTAAATAA